In Mustela erminea isolate mMusErm1 chromosome 8, mMusErm1.Pri, whole genome shotgun sequence, a genomic segment contains:
- the LOC116597697 gene encoding uncharacterized protein LOC116597697 has protein sequence MRTKEAMIFLLSWGTLIFLIPPTATRELWVILKAWPYPLPLTNSSFISPCPRSSLVEILSVGSIVPFSALCVTPVKFSNLSQISNSSQQLSQYLQGAWSDDFQNFTRILLAEITRLNSTRVQPASLPELFQTFSNTFQFTKQWAGIIGLLVLLLIGILLLFRKVRQWRTRQRVQSRAIVQAFMSIEAGTSPQIWLSMLGR, from the coding sequence ATGAGGACAAAGGAAGCCATGATCTTCCTACTGTCGTGGGGGACTCTGATATTCCTAATTCCCCCGACGGCGACACGTGAATTATGGGTtattctgaaggcttggccctatcctttacccttaactaattcttcctttatctccccctgcccccgttCTTCACTAGTTGAAATACTGAGTGttggttctattgttcctttttctgcgctctgtgttacccctgtaaaattctctaACCTTAGTCAGATTagcaattcctcccaacagctctcccAGTATTTGCAGGGTGCTTGGTCtgacgattttcaaaatttcacacgaatccttctggctgagataactCGACTAAATAGTACAcgtgtgcaaccagcttcccttccagagctatttcaaacattcagCAATACGTTCCAGTTCACCAAACAATGGGCTGGCATAATTGGtcttcttgtcctcctccttattggcattctgcttctattcagaaaagTTCGCCAATGGAGAACACGGCAGCGAGTGCAGAGCCGAGCTATAGTACAAGCCTTTATGTcaatagaggctgggacatctccccagatatggctaagcatgctaggtcggtag